ACGCATTGCGCACTATGACTTATATCGCCTGAAATCACCTGACGAACTTCTTGACCTTGATATATTCGAAGATCTTCACACTAAAATTTGTTTAATCGAATGGCCAGGCATATTAAATGAAGTGCTAGATCATCCAATTCCTGTAATGCATATTTCTGTTGAGGATGAGGAAAAGCGAAGGGTGCGGTTTGATTAATGGCGCAAACAAACCGTCCTGCCTTCGCTCTTCGAGCTTTGGCGCGGAATCCGCTTCGCATGCTTCGACTCGATAAATCTCGTAGTAACTTAAATTTTACCTACAGCAAAATTTGCGAAGACAGATTAGTTGAATCTTAATCTTTTTTTGTGCTCTGATAAACAAAAACCCCTCACCTTCAATGATGACAAAAATTTTAACACTCATTTTATGGTGTGTTTTCGGTATTGAATTATATTTGAGCGAAGGATTATCGCCGTCTACCAATGTATTGCTTTCCATGGGAGCTCTTCAAGGAGCTAGTTTTTCTTATGAAAAATTATTATACGCTGGATTTTTGCATGCACATTTTTTGCATATTTTTTTCAATACATGGGCATTATCCTCTATAGGTTCAATTGTTGAGCGATATGATGGTCCTATCAAAATGATATTTATTTTCTTATGTGGCGTTATCGGTGGTTCAAGCTTATCGCTCTTTTTTCAGACAAACCCTTATGTTATATCCGTTGGCGCCTCATCTGGCATTATGGCCCTTTTAATGAATTTGTTTATTATTGGAATCAAACAAAACAACACTTGGCTATTAAAACAGCTTCTGTTTACTATTATTATCGCTCTTGTTCCTGTCATCCCTGGAATAGATTATTCCGGCCATTTAGGTGGCGCAATTGTTGGAATTATTTTAGGAATTGCGCTTTAAGTTTTTCTCTAGTTTTTCTAACTCTTGGTACAGATTTAATTTCACATCCAATCGATAATACAAAGAAAATAAATACTCAAATGTTCGTAGAAGCTGCAAAGATCTTA
The genomic region above belongs to Alphaproteobacteria bacterium and contains:
- a CDS encoding rhomboid family intramembrane serine protease, which encodes MMTKILTLILWCVFGIELYLSEGLSPSTNVLLSMGALQGASFSYEKLLYAGFLHAHFLHIFFNTWALSSIGSIVERYDGPIKMIFIFLCGVIGGSSLSLFFQTNPYVISVGASSGIMALLMNLFIIGIKQNNTWLLKQLLFTIIIALVPVIPGIDYSGHLGGAIVGIILGIAL